A single genomic interval of Deltaproteobacteria bacterium harbors:
- the mvaD gene encoding diphosphomevalonate decarboxylase: MKATAAAHANIALVKYWGKRDDALVLPEAGSLSVALDKLLTTTTVALGESDADSFTLDGRPEDPRRARALLDAAGIRQRARIDSRNEFPTAAGLASSASGFAALAVAACAAAGLRKSPEELSALARLGSGSAARSVPGGWAVWERESARQVFPPSHWDLRFCIAICAAGAKPIGSRDGMRATRETSPYHAAWIEQCRRDLPAAIHLLKARNLSGLGALAERNALRMHADALAADPPILYWQPVTVACLLALRELRASGLEAWATIDAGPHVVAISSLADAAAVEARLRGVPGVADVLVCAPAGPARVVS; this comes from the coding sequence GTGAAAGCGACGGCCGCAGCGCACGCGAACATCGCGCTCGTCAAGTACTGGGGCAAGCGCGACGATGCCCTGGTCCTGCCCGAAGCGGGCTCGCTCTCGGTTGCGCTCGACAAGCTTCTCACCACCACGACGGTGGCGTTGGGGGAGTCCGACGCCGACTCGTTCACGCTCGACGGCCGTCCGGAGGATCCACGGCGCGCCCGCGCGCTGCTCGACGCGGCAGGAATCCGGCAGCGCGCCCGGATCGACTCACGGAACGAGTTTCCCACCGCCGCCGGACTCGCCTCGAGCGCGAGCGGGTTCGCGGCGCTGGCTGTCGCCGCTTGCGCGGCGGCAGGCTTGCGCAAGTCGCCCGAGGAGCTTTCGGCGCTGGCGCGGCTGGGCAGCGGGTCCGCGGCCCGCAGCGTCCCCGGCGGCTGGGCGGTCTGGGAACGCGAATCGGCGCGGCAAGTGTTCCCGCCCTCGCACTGGGATCTGCGCTTCTGCATCGCCATTTGCGCGGCCGGCGCGAAGCCGATCGGCTCGCGGGACGGAATGCGGGCCACGCGGGAGACCTCCCCTTATCACGCGGCGTGGATCGAGCAGTGCCGGCGCGATCTGCCCGCCGCGATCCATCTGCTCAAGGCGCGCAATCTGTCCGGCCTGGGCGCGCTGGCCGAGCGGAACGCGCTGCGGATGCACGCGGATGCGCTCGCGGCCGATCCGCCGATCCTCTATTGGCAGCCGGTCACCGTCGCATGCCTGCTCGCATTGCGCGAGCTGCGCGCCTCCGGCCTGGAGGCCTGGGCGACGATCGACGCCGGACCGCACGTCGTCGCCATCTCTTCGCTCGCGGACGCCGCCGCCGTCGAGGCGCGGCTCCGCGGCGTGCCGGGCGTAGCCGATGTCCTCGTCTGTGCACCGGCGGGTCCTGCGCGCGTGGTCTCATGA
- the mvk gene encoding mevalonate kinase translates to MTRGRAPGKVLLLGEHSVVYGHPALAASIPRYVTVDLTPAAETRIELPGGMQTPFPLLEAVQAMAREAGFQGNFYARLQSEIPLGSGLGSSAALGVALARALKPACTVEEAAALAMRIERVLHGAPSGVDPAACAREGVIFFTRGQPPRVEAVRGSAFIAIALSGIARGTHSTVMPLAERRKTDARIDPLLARLGGLAREGRALFERDDLVGLGAAFDDAHAVLRDLGVSCPELEETVAALRRAGALGAKLTGAGGGGAAIGLARDEASAREIAAHTGGFAVEVGA, encoded by the coding sequence ATGACGCGCGGGCGCGCCCCGGGCAAGGTCCTGCTGCTCGGCGAGCACAGCGTCGTCTACGGGCATCCGGCGCTGGCGGCTTCGATACCCCGCTACGTGACCGTTGATCTGACGCCGGCGGCGGAGACGCGCATCGAGCTGCCCGGCGGCATGCAGACGCCGTTTCCGCTGCTGGAAGCGGTGCAGGCGATGGCGCGCGAGGCTGGGTTTCAGGGAAACTTCTACGCGCGGCTCCAGAGCGAGATCCCGCTCGGCAGTGGCCTGGGCAGCTCGGCTGCGCTGGGTGTCGCCTTGGCGCGCGCGTTGAAACCGGCGTGCACGGTCGAGGAGGCAGCGGCGCTGGCGATGCGCATCGAGCGGGTGCTGCACGGAGCGCCCTCCGGCGTCGATCCCGCTGCGTGCGCGCGCGAAGGAGTGATCTTCTTCACGCGCGGCCAGCCGCCCCGTGTGGAGGCAGTCCGGGGTTCGGCGTTCATCGCCATCGCGCTGAGCGGGATCGCGCGCGGGACGCACAGCACCGTGATGCCGCTCGCCGAGCGCCGCAAGACCGATGCGCGCATCGATCCACTGCTCGCGCGGCTCGGCGGTCTGGCGCGGGAAGGTCGCGCCCTCTTCGAGCGCGATGACCTCGTCGGTCTCGGAGCGGCCTTCGACGACGCGCACGCCGTCCTCCGCGATCTGGGGGTGTCCTGCCCGGAGTTGGAGGAGACGGTCGCCGCGCTGCGGCGGGCCGGCGCCCTGGGCGCGAAGCTCACCGGCGCGGGAGGCGGCGGCGCCGCGATCGGACTCGCGCGCGACGAGGCGAGCGCGAGGGAAATCGCGGCGCACACGGGAGGTTTCGCGGTAGAGGTCGGCGCGTGA
- a CDS encoding type 2 isopentenyl-diphosphate Delta-isomerase, which produces MAAVGLYASERHPPWYIPAVHDDLKQRKSQHLDLVQRPEVEPESADPLFSCVRLVHRATPELALADIDLSAGLCGKRLRAPLMIVGMTGGTERAGRINRDLAALAEEAGVAFGVGSMRILLDQPELLPTFAVKPAKPPLLVANLGAQQLAQRGTGAALRLVEMLAADAIAIHLNAAQELVQTEGDRDFRGCLDAIGALVSAIGAQRVIVKETGCGIGPAVVRELAARGVGAVDVSGAGGTSWPRVEQLRAKDPQARALGELLSDWGIPTAACIAAARRVAPQMQIVGSGGLRSGLDAARALALGADAAGFALPLVRAHHQSGIEGARAELSGMLDALRAAFLLSGAGDAAALRASTPVILDPLRTWIEGLGG; this is translated from the coding sequence TTGGCGGCCGTCGGCCTGTACGCTTCCGAAAGGCATCCGCCGTGGTACATCCCCGCTGTGCACGACGATCTGAAGCAACGTAAGTCGCAGCACCTCGACCTGGTGCAACGGCCCGAGGTCGAGCCGGAGAGCGCCGATCCGCTGTTCTCCTGCGTGCGCCTCGTTCACCGGGCGACGCCCGAGCTCGCGCTGGCCGACATCGATCTTTCCGCCGGGCTGTGCGGCAAGAGGTTGCGCGCGCCGCTGATGATCGTGGGAATGACGGGAGGGACGGAGCGCGCCGGCCGGATCAACCGCGACCTGGCCGCGCTGGCGGAAGAAGCAGGCGTCGCGTTCGGCGTCGGATCGATGCGCATCCTCCTCGACCAGCCGGAGCTGCTGCCCACGTTCGCCGTCAAGCCCGCAAAGCCTCCGCTCCTGGTCGCGAACCTCGGGGCGCAACAACTGGCCCAGCGCGGCACGGGAGCAGCGCTGCGATTGGTCGAGATGCTTGCCGCGGACGCCATAGCGATCCATCTCAACGCCGCGCAGGAATTGGTGCAGACGGAAGGAGATCGCGACTTCCGCGGATGCCTCGACGCGATCGGGGCGCTGGTTTCGGCGATCGGCGCGCAGAGGGTGATCGTGAAGGAGACGGGCTGCGGGATTGGCCCAGCGGTCGTCCGGGAGCTGGCGGCGCGCGGCGTCGGCGCGGTGGACGTCAGCGGCGCTGGCGGCACGAGCTGGCCCAGGGTCGAGCAGCTTCGCGCCAAGGACCCGCAGGCGCGGGCTCTCGGCGAGCTTTTGAGCGACTGGGGAATCCCCACGGCCGCCTGCATCGCCGCAGCTCGCAGGGTTGCTCCGCAGATGCAGATCGTCGGTTCCGGCGGGCTGCGCTCCGGTCTCGACGCGGCGCGGGCGCTGGCGCTCGGCGCCGACGCGGCCGGCTTTGCGTTGCCGCTGGTGCGAGCGCATCACCAGTCGGGGATCGAAGGGGCGCGGGCGGAGCTCTCCGGTATGCTCGACGCGCTCCGGGCAGCGTTCCTGCTCAGCGGAGCTGGCGACGCGGCGGCGCTTCGCGCCTCGACGCCGGTGATCCTCGATCCGCTCAGGACCTGGATCGAGGGCCTCGGGGGATGA